In one window of Deltaproteobacteria bacterium DNA:
- a CDS encoding C1 family peptidase, which produces MYKKILLLLMVVIPFSFFLQGSSSAERTDILRFGAEDTLEQIRAKIKQNGYKFTVDHNWVFDMSPEQKKKFLSRRPPSFPRSVETVEDMGPLAEHIGQSALPSSFDWRDYNGRSYIGPVRNQGDCGDCYAFGACAAAEGTYNWANGKYDANCADFSEAFVAFCLSDHYSGFDGCDGADYDYEELDALVDYGVCNENVYPYEDYEQPCQSSAWAAPRTTFHSWHRIKCNDIEAIKTAIMTYGVVDAAVYVGSAFEAYMGGEGPYEDTNTSCEGYYPDDPCFYAITNHGVALVGWDDNNGEGYWILRNSWGTNWGEGGYMRIKYTSANVACAVAYLTIGGGPSPTLQYSWNMDTNPGWTTQGLWAWGTPTGGGGEEGGNPDPTSGYTGNNVYGYNLAGDYENSLAERHLTSTAINCSGLSNVSLKFRRWLGVENYLYDHAYVRVSNNGTTWTTFWRNTAEVADSSWVLQDFDISSVADGQSTVYLRWTMGITDGSLRYCGWNIDDVEIWGVESACPDCPSDGVITNATYRAGTTCACSNASSITLGANVTVENGAAVTFTAPTITVQPGFRAESGAVVKMQQ; this is translated from the coding sequence ATGTATAAAAAAATCTTGCTCCTGCTGATGGTGGTGATCCCGTTTTCATTTTTCCTCCAGGGTTCCTCCTCAGCCGAACGCACGGATATATTGCGGTTTGGAGCAGAAGATACACTTGAGCAGATCAGGGCCAAGATCAAGCAAAATGGATACAAATTTACCGTGGACCATAACTGGGTCTTTGATATGTCGCCTGAACAAAAGAAAAAATTCCTCAGCAGGCGACCGCCGAGTTTCCCCAGATCTGTGGAAACCGTTGAAGATATGGGACCCTTGGCGGAGCACATCGGCCAAAGTGCGCTCCCTTCTTCTTTTGACTGGAGAGACTACAATGGCCGCTCATATATCGGCCCTGTCCGGAATCAGGGCGACTGCGGCGACTGCTACGCCTTCGGGGCCTGTGCCGCGGCAGAAGGAACCTACAACTGGGCCAATGGCAAATATGACGCCAACTGCGCCGATTTCTCGGAAGCCTTTGTGGCCTTCTGTCTATCGGATCATTATTCCGGTTTCGATGGCTGCGATGGGGCGGATTATGATTATGAGGAACTTGACGCCCTGGTTGATTACGGGGTGTGCAATGAGAATGTTTATCCATACGAGGATTATGAGCAACCCTGTCAATCATCCGCCTGGGCTGCCCCACGCACCACGTTCCATTCCTGGCACCGCATCAAGTGCAACGATATTGAGGCCATCAAGACCGCCATCATGACCTATGGTGTCGTCGATGCTGCCGTGTACGTGGGAAGCGCTTTTGAGGCGTATATGGGGGGCGAGGGCCCTTACGAGGATACGAACACCTCTTGCGAGGGCTACTACCCAGACGACCCCTGTTTTTACGCAATCACCAACCATGGGGTTGCCCTGGTGGGGTGGGATGATAATAACGGCGAAGGGTACTGGATTTTACGGAACAGCTGGGGCACGAACTGGGGGGAAGGCGGCTACATGCGGATCAAGTACACCTCCGCAAATGTCGCCTGCGCGGTCGCTTATCTCACTATTGGCGGGGGTCCCTCCCCCACCCTTCAATACTCTTGGAACATGGATACCAACCCCGGATGGACCACCCAGGGTCTGTGGGCCTGGGGCACCCCCACCGGAGGCGGCGGCGAAGAGGGAGGAAATCCAGACCCGACCAGCGGTTACACCGGCAACAATGTGTATGGCTACAACCTCGCGGGTGACTATGAGAATAGTCTTGCTGAAAGACACCTTACCAGCACTGCTATTAACTGTTCGGGCCTGTCCAATGTCTCCTTGAAGTTCCGTCGCTGGCTGGGAGTGGAAAATTATCTGTATGACCATGCCTATGTGCGTGTCAGCAACAACGGAACCACATGGACCACATTTTGGCGAAATACCGCCGAGGTGGCGGATTCTTCCTGGGTGTTGCAGGATTTCGATATCTCCAGCGTGGCCGATGGTCAGTCCACGGTTTATCTGCGGTGGACCATGGGAATCACCGACGGATCATTGCGATATTGTGGCTGGAACATCGACGACGTGGAAATCTGGGGGGTGGAGTCGGCATGTCCCGATTGCCCTTCCGATGGGGTGATTACCAATGCGACATATCGCGCAGGCACCACCTGCGCATGTTCCAATGCTTCATCCATTACCTTAGGCGCCAACGTAACCGTTGAAAACGGCGCTGCCGTCACATTTACGGCGCCGACCATAACGGTTCAACCCGGCTTTCGTGCGGAAAGCGGGGCCGTGGTTAAAATGCAGCAGTAA
- a CDS encoding tail fiber domain-containing protein gives MKNQIGVVSWRQIMLFSVFLSCIALCQAALAEQVIISPDNVKAEVYQSSTAYVFGPSTGTHINLGQYCITGENNSQEAMAHCTVGGGWGNWAGRQCGTVAGGCTNEALGDCAVVAGGCGNEARGECAAVSGGKSNHADGDFSWAGGQYMQLTTAADHTFVWGYAEYNNPQEISTPNAFLIFPGGTAGKVGIGTSAPVEKLHIRERASDLGAAVLLDSTGGTGGRQYYVGSTLSSNIGGPGLFQIYDDTANQPRLNIDPSGNVGIGTTNPGGFKLAVNGTAAKVGGGVWSVYSDARLKDITGEYSRGLDAVLGLRPIMFRYKEDNPKGLPTDDEYIGFIAQEVQEVFPEAVSEGPDGYLDFNMHPVNVALVNAVKELKAENEALKSEIQQIKAVLGM, from the coding sequence ATGAAGAATCAGATCGGGGTCGTTTCGTGGCGTCAGATTATGTTGTTCTCCGTGTTTTTAAGCTGTATTGCTCTTTGCCAGGCGGCTCTCGCAGAACAGGTCATCATCAGTCCCGACAACGTAAAAGCTGAAGTCTATCAATCCAGCACCGCATATGTTTTCGGCCCCTCAACCGGCACCCACATCAATCTCGGACAGTATTGCATCACCGGAGAGAACAATTCACAGGAGGCCATGGCCCACTGCACCGTGGGGGGCGGCTGGGGCAACTGGGCCGGCAGGCAGTGCGGCACGGTGGCGGGCGGCTGCACCAACGAGGCCCTTGGTGATTGTGCCGTGGTGGCCGGGGGGTGCGGCAACGAGGCCAGGGGAGAATGCGCCGCTGTCAGCGGGGGCAAATCCAATCACGCCGACGGCGACTTCTCGTGGGCCGGCGGCCAATATATGCAATTGACCACTGCCGCAGACCACACCTTTGTCTGGGGTTATGCGGAGTACAACAACCCACAGGAGATCTCCACTCCTAATGCCTTTTTGATCTTCCCTGGAGGCACGGCAGGCAAAGTCGGCATCGGCACGTCCGCACCGGTGGAAAAGCTCCATATCCGCGAAAGGGCGAGCGACCTCGGGGCGGCCGTTCTTCTGGACAGCACCGGAGGAACAGGAGGGCGGCAGTATTATGTTGGGAGCACGCTGTCATCCAATATCGGCGGCCCAGGCCTGTTTCAGATTTATGATGATACGGCCAATCAGCCCCGATTGAACATCGACCCGTCGGGTAACGTAGGCATCGGCACCACGAATCCCGGCGGATTCAAACTGGCGGTCAACGGTACTGCAGCCAAGGTGGGGGGAGGGGTCTGGTCTGTCTATTCCGACGCAAGGCTTAAGGACATTACCGGGGAATACAGTCGTGGTCTTGATGCCGTTTTGGGGCTAAGGCCGATTATGTTCCGCTACAAGGAAGACAATCCAAAGGGCCTTCCCACTGATGATGAATATATCGGCTTCATCGCCCAGGAAGTGCAGGAGGTGTTTCCAGAGGCGGTCAGCGAAGGGCCGGACGGTTATCTCGATTTCAATATGCACCCGGTCAATGTGGCGTTGGTCAATGCGGTCAAGGAGCTGAAGGCGGAAAACGAGGCACTGAAAAGCGAAATTCAGCAGATCAAGGCGGTGTTGGGGATGTAG
- a CDS encoding type II toxin-antitoxin system RelE/ParE family toxin, translating into MTRHCEIVWARRAEDNLREIVDYITADSTANALTISTKIKEEASSLYTMPEGCRIVPELKDHGILHYRELIVSPWRVMFRIEGMKVYVLSVLDGRRNIEDILLSRLIG; encoded by the coding sequence ATGACCCGACACTGTGAAATTGTATGGGCGCGCCGCGCGGAGGACAATTTGAGGGAAATCGTCGACTATATCACAGCGGACAGTACGGCAAACGCCTTAACGATTTCGACAAAAATCAAAGAGGAGGCATCCAGCCTCTATACCATGCCCGAAGGGTGCCGAATCGTTCCAGAGCTTAAAGACCACGGCATTTTGCATTACCGGGAGTTGATCGTGTCCCCGTGGAGAGTCATGTTCAGAATAGAAGGCATGAAGGTCTATGTTTTATCTGTTTTGGATGGCAGACGAAATATCGAGGACATTTTGTTAAGCAGGCTCATTGGCTGA
- the der gene encoding ribosome biogenesis GTPase Der, with the protein MSPVIAIVGRPNVGKSTLFNRLSRSRAALVDDRPGITRDRLSAPITWDGAFLTLVDTGGFEDLGQDPLLKEVRAQVEKAVAQCDRVIFMVDGWQGVAPGDEEMAEALRKSRKKVFLAVNKVDGPEHDHLTHEFHRLGLDTPYPMSAAHGYGVKGLMEEVVKGLDSSEAEREDPDQIRVAVVGRPNAGKSSLINRILKEDRLVVSELPGTTRDTVDTLFRYGGREYLLIDTAGIRRKARVTEKIDKFSMIKAIRSLDRCHVALILLDADEGVSDQDARICGYALEKGKGVILTVNKWDLIKKDVRKRGILEHAIERKLKFVPFAPQIRVSALTGERVMKLFEKIDTVFDQFSSRIGTGVVNRVIQKVIEKHAPPRSGEQGRLKFFYATQTRTRPPTFVAFVNRPEMIHFSYERFLINQLREEFGLTSTPIRMTFKKR; encoded by the coding sequence ATGTCACCGGTAATCGCCATTGTGGGGAGACCCAATGTGGGCAAATCGACCCTGTTCAATCGTCTGTCCAGGAGCCGGGCGGCCCTGGTGGACGATCGGCCGGGCATTACCAGAGACCGGCTGTCCGCCCCCATCACGTGGGACGGGGCCTTTCTCACCCTTGTGGACACCGGCGGTTTTGAAGATCTGGGACAGGATCCCCTTCTGAAGGAGGTAAGGGCCCAGGTGGAAAAGGCCGTGGCGCAATGCGATCGGGTCATCTTTATGGTAGACGGCTGGCAGGGAGTTGCTCCGGGCGACGAGGAGATGGCGGAGGCGCTCCGCAAGAGCCGGAAAAAGGTTTTTTTGGCCGTCAACAAGGTGGATGGCCCTGAACATGACCATCTGACCCACGAATTCCACCGTCTCGGTCTGGATACGCCGTATCCGATGTCGGCCGCCCATGGATACGGCGTGAAAGGGCTGATGGAGGAGGTGGTTAAGGGACTCGATTCATCCGAAGCTGAAAGGGAAGATCCCGACCAGATACGGGTGGCGGTAGTGGGCCGGCCCAATGCTGGTAAATCATCACTGATCAACAGGATCCTCAAGGAGGACCGGCTGGTGGTGAGCGAGCTCCCGGGAACGACCCGTGATACCGTGGACACCCTTTTCCGGTATGGCGGCAGGGAATATCTGCTGATCGACACGGCGGGGATTCGAAGGAAGGCAAGGGTCACGGAAAAGATAGACAAGTTCTCCATGATCAAGGCCATTCGGAGTCTGGATCGTTGCCACGTGGCCTTGATCCTCCTGGATGCCGATGAAGGGGTTTCAGACCAGGATGCCCGCATCTGCGGCTATGCCCTTGAAAAGGGGAAGGGGGTGATCTTGACCGTCAATAAGTGGGACCTGATCAAGAAGGACGTGCGAAAAAGGGGGATACTGGAGCACGCCATTGAACGTAAGCTTAAATTTGTTCCATTCGCGCCGCAGATCCGTGTCTCCGCCTTGACCGGCGAGCGGGTGATGAAACTTTTTGAAAAGATTGACACTGTTTTTGATCAATTTTCGAGCCGGATCGGCACCGGAGTGGTCAACCGGGTCATCCAAAAAGTCATTGAAAAGCACGCGCCCCCGCGGTCAGGGGAACAGGGGCGGCTCAAATTCTTTTATGCCACGCAGACCCGCACCCGGCCTCCCACCTTTGTCGCATTCGTCAACAGGCCGGAAATGATCCATTTCTCCTACGAACGCTTTCTGATCAATCAACTGCGGGAAGAGTTCGGACTCACCTCTACCCCGATTCGAATGACATTCAAGAAGCGATAA
- a CDS encoding multidrug efflux RND transporter permease subunit has product MFVDFFIERPIFAGVISIVISLAGAVCINLLPIAQFPQITPPTVQVNASYTGASAEVVEKTVTTPIEEQINGVEGMTYMSSISSNDGTSNITVTFDVGYDLDIAAVDVQNRVTMAQPQVPEDVRRYGITTQKQSPDFVLIISLYSPDESLDELFLSNYAAINIVDILKRVPGVGDVQILGERKYAMRLWLNPDKLTSMNMTAMDVIAAVQEQNVQVAAGKIGDPPAPPDQTFTYSINTLGRLSSPEEFEDIIVRTRTDGSVVRVKDVGRVELGAENYGWFAHLNSEKAASIGVFQLPGANALQVAEQVYGDLERLSQRFPQGLKYAISYDTTLFVKESIKEVIKTLLIAMLLVFLVVFVFLQNWRATLIPAIAIPVSLVGTFAVLQAFGFSINTLTLFGLVLAIGIVVDDAIVVVENASRCIDEKGMTPKEATKAAMREVTGPVIATTLVLMSVFVPVAFMPGITGQLYRQFALTIAFSVSISSINALTLSPALCALLLRPTPKKQTWFFRKFNQAFEWSRSRYLKGVRWFIRAWVVVLLVFAGLFLATYYMFRIVPTGFVPAEDQGYFMVMLQAPEGASLNRTGDVVDKVEKALHETPGVRSFVSIGGYNLLNSAMDPASAAAFVMLEPWDERDTPELSLDSIMGNFMGRVQGINEAIIMPFPPPPIEGLSTTGGFEYELQDLTGGSLVELRDMAEKLIEEGRNQPSLTPLSTTFEVNYPQFYVELDRTKAKSLKVTISDIFTTLQTFLGSMYVNDFNKFGRVYRVFIQAEDEYRAKREDIAKLYVRAADGSMVPLSALIKVKQIRGVQSIKHYNLYRTVSLYGGNAPGYSSGQAIEAMEALSAKHLTSQYGYEWTGTAYQEIKAGGMAPYIFTLALIFAFLFLAAQYESWVMPLMVMLAVPLAILGALLAQHIRGIANDVYCQIGLVMLIGLASKNAILIVEFARGLRNQGMSIVEAAVHASRERLRPILMTAFSFILGVVPMVVATGAGAASRNSLGTAVFGGMLASTFLSLVLVPVLYVVLERLRERGQGKTDVNKATEVSQGA; this is encoded by the coding sequence ATGTTTGTCGATTTCTTCATTGAGCGACCCATTTTCGCAGGCGTGATTTCCATCGTGATATCGCTGGCAGGTGCTGTCTGCATCAACCTGCTCCCCATCGCACAGTTTCCCCAGATAACGCCGCCCACGGTCCAGGTCAACGCCTCCTACACCGGCGCCAGTGCCGAGGTGGTGGAGAAAACCGTCACCACCCCCATCGAGGAGCAGATCAACGGCGTGGAAGGGATGACCTACATGTCTTCCATCAGCTCCAACGACGGCACCAGCAACATTACCGTCACCTTTGACGTGGGCTATGATCTCGACATCGCGGCGGTGGACGTCCAGAACCGGGTGACCATGGCCCAGCCCCAGGTCCCTGAGGATGTTCGCAGGTACGGGATTACCACCCAGAAGCAATCGCCTGATTTTGTGCTCATTATCTCCCTCTATTCTCCGGACGAGTCCCTTGACGAGCTCTTTCTCAGCAACTATGCCGCCATCAACATCGTGGACATCCTGAAACGGGTTCCCGGTGTGGGGGATGTCCAGATCCTCGGCGAAAGAAAATACGCCATGCGGTTGTGGCTGAATCCTGACAAGCTGACCAGCATGAACATGACCGCCATGGATGTCATCGCGGCCGTTCAGGAGCAGAACGTCCAGGTGGCCGCGGGAAAGATCGGCGATCCGCCCGCCCCCCCTGATCAGACATTCACCTATTCCATCAACACCCTGGGCCGGTTGTCCTCGCCGGAGGAGTTTGAGGACATTATTGTTCGGACCCGGACAGACGGGTCCGTGGTGCGGGTCAAGGATGTGGGCCGCGTGGAATTGGGGGCTGAGAACTACGGCTGGTTTGCGCACCTAAACAGCGAGAAGGCGGCCTCCATCGGCGTATTTCAACTGCCGGGCGCCAATGCCCTCCAGGTGGCCGAACAGGTGTATGGCGATCTGGAACGTCTGTCACAGCGGTTTCCGCAAGGACTCAAGTATGCGATCAGTTACGATACAACACTATTTGTGAAGGAGTCCATTAAGGAAGTCATCAAGACGCTGCTGATAGCCATGCTGCTGGTATTTCTGGTGGTCTTTGTTTTCCTTCAGAACTGGCGGGCCACCCTGATCCCCGCCATCGCCATCCCCGTGTCCCTTGTGGGAACGTTTGCGGTGCTGCAGGCATTCGGTTTTTCCATTAACACGCTGACCCTGTTCGGTCTGGTGCTGGCCATCGGCATCGTGGTGGACGATGCCATCGTGGTGGTGGAAAACGCCTCCCGCTGCATCGACGAAAAAGGCATGACGCCGAAAGAAGCCACCAAAGCGGCCATGCGGGAGGTGACAGGTCCGGTGATCGCCACCACCCTGGTCCTTATGTCGGTCTTTGTGCCCGTGGCCTTCATGCCCGGCATTACCGGCCAGCTGTATCGCCAGTTCGCCCTCACCATCGCCTTTTCCGTGAGCATCTCGTCCATTAATGCCCTGACCCTCAGTCCGGCCCTGTGCGCGCTCCTCCTTCGGCCCACGCCCAAAAAGCAGACCTGGTTTTTCCGAAAATTCAACCAGGCCTTTGAATGGTCCAGAAGCCGGTATCTGAAAGGGGTCCGATGGTTCATCCGGGCGTGGGTGGTGGTGCTGCTGGTATTTGCGGGTCTTTTTCTCGCCACCTATTATATGTTCAGAATCGTGCCCACCGGATTCGTCCCCGCCGAGGACCAAGGGTATTTCATGGTCATGCTTCAGGCCCCTGAAGGGGCATCCCTGAATCGAACCGGCGACGTGGTCGACAAGGTGGAAAAGGCCCTTCACGAAACGCCGGGGGTCCGAAGCTTTGTCTCCATCGGAGGCTATAACCTTCTCAACTCAGCGATGGATCCGGCATCGGCGGCCGCTTTTGTGATGCTGGAGCCGTGGGATGAAAGGGATACCCCTGAGCTGAGCCTTGACAGCATCATGGGAAACTTCATGGGCCGGGTCCAGGGGATCAATGAGGCGATTATCATGCCCTTTCCCCCGCCCCCGATCGAAGGACTCAGCACCACCGGCGGCTTTGAATATGAGCTGCAGGATCTTACCGGAGGGAGCCTGGTCGAGCTTCGGGACATGGCGGAAAAACTGATTGAAGAGGGCCGCAACCAGCCGAGTCTGACCCCTCTGAGCACCACCTTTGAGGTCAATTATCCCCAGTTTTATGTGGAGCTGGACCGAACCAAGGCCAAAAGCCTTAAGGTCACCATCTCGGACATCTTCACTACCCTTCAGACGTTCCTGGGGTCCATGTACGTCAACGACTTTAATAAATTCGGACGCGTGTACAGGGTGTTCATTCAGGCTGAAGATGAATACCGGGCCAAACGGGAAGATATTGCCAAGCTCTATGTGCGGGCTGCGGACGGCAGCATGGTGCCCCTGAGCGCCCTGATCAAAGTCAAGCAGATCCGGGGAGTGCAAAGTATCAAGCATTATAATCTTTACCGCACGGTTTCCCTTTACGGCGGCAATGCCCCCGGTTACAGTTCGGGGCAGGCCATCGAGGCGATGGAGGCGTTGTCCGCCAAACACCTGACCAGTCAATATGGATATGAATGGACCGGGACGGCGTATCAGGAGATCAAGGCCGGGGGAATGGCCCCTTATATTTTCACCCTGGCCCTGATCTTTGCGTTCCTGTTTTTAGCGGCCCAGTACGAGAGCTGGGTCATGCCCCTCATGGTAATGCTGGCGGTCCCCTTAGCCATTCTGGGTGCCCTTCTTGCCCAACACATTCGCGGCATCGCCAATGACGTCTACTGTCAGATCGGATTGGTGATGCTCATCGGTCTGGCCAGCAAGAACGCCATTCTGATTGTGGAATTCGCCCGCGGACTGAGGAACCAGGGCATGTCCATTGTGGAGGCGGCGGTTCATGCCTCGCGGGAACGGCTGCGTCCCATCTTGATGACCGCCTTTTCCTTTATCCTTGGAGTGGTTCCGATGGTGGTGGCTACGGGGGCCGGCGCCGCGAGCCGGAATTCCCTGGGCACGGCCGTATTCGGCGGCATGCTGGCCTCCACCTTTCTGAGCCTGGTCCTGGTCCCGGTCCTCTACGTGGTCCTCGAAAGACTCAGAGAGAGGGGACAAGGCAAAACAGATGTGAACAAAGCGACTGAAGTGAGTCAAGGTGCTTAA
- a CDS encoding efflux RND transporter periplasmic adaptor subunit has translation MAVNLRVPTTRSIILAAALPLIAVFFFWGCKNEQEQPSKPPPPSVTVEKVVLRTVPVHLNYVATTESVKVVDIRARVEGFLEERRFVEGSDVRKGDLIFVIEKAPYEAELERSLAQLAQDNAALSFAQDQVDRYRPLAERDFVTQEAFEDYETRAREAAAAVKADLAKIRQDRLNLGYCTMYSPINGRIGRTLVNVGNLVGAGDDTKLATIAQLDPIYAYFSPSEKDLRLILKHRQKKDIPVDIKLSDGSTHAYPGTVDFIDNRADPAANTINMRAVIPNPEKTLLPGIYVQASLFLCEVADTPLISEKAISEDQTGMYVYVVTKDNTVEKRAVQVGFLYDHRKIIWKGLKAGELVITEGLQMVRQGMTVQLRNNQVGNPEEDSDKSLHSDDKQSASATDHGKSQAATPTEAGKGTSGPSTCGE, from the coding sequence ATGGCCGTTAATTTGCGGGTTCCGACAACACGATCCATCATCCTTGCGGCGGCATTGCCGCTTATTGCGGTGTTTTTTTTCTGGGGATGCAAGAATGAACAGGAACAGCCCTCCAAGCCGCCCCCTCCCAGCGTTACGGTGGAAAAAGTGGTCCTTCGGACGGTTCCGGTTCACCTCAACTATGTGGCCACTACGGAATCGGTCAAGGTCGTGGATATCCGCGCCCGGGTGGAGGGTTTTTTGGAAGAGCGACGATTTGTGGAGGGATCGGATGTCCGCAAAGGGGATCTGATTTTCGTCATTGAAAAGGCCCCCTATGAGGCGGAGCTGGAACGGAGCCTGGCCCAATTGGCCCAGGATAATGCGGCGCTTTCGTTTGCTCAGGATCAGGTGGACCGATACCGGCCCCTTGCGGAAAGGGATTTTGTAACCCAGGAGGCCTTTGAGGATTACGAGACCAGGGCACGGGAGGCGGCCGCAGCGGTCAAGGCGGATTTGGCTAAGATCAGGCAGGACCGGCTCAATCTTGGGTATTGCACCATGTACTCCCCGATCAACGGGCGCATCGGTCGCACCTTGGTGAATGTGGGCAACCTGGTGGGCGCGGGTGATGATACCAAACTGGCCACCATTGCGCAGTTGGACCCTATTTATGCCTATTTCAGTCCCAGTGAAAAGGACCTGCGTCTGATCCTGAAGCACCGGCAGAAGAAAGATATCCCTGTAGACATCAAGCTGTCCGACGGCAGTACCCATGCGTACCCGGGAACGGTGGACTTCATCGACAACAGAGCAGATCCCGCGGCCAACACCATCAATATGAGGGCTGTCATCCCGAATCCTGAAAAGACGCTGCTCCCGGGCATCTATGTTCAGGCCAGTCTCTTCCTGTGCGAGGTGGCAGATACCCCCTTGATTTCTGAAAAGGCGATTTCCGAAGACCAGACCGGAATGTATGTCTATGTGGTGACAAAGGACAACACGGTGGAAAAACGGGCGGTCCAGGTGGGATTCCTGTACGATCACCGGAAGATCATCTGGAAAGGTCTGAAGGCGGGGGAACTCGTCATCACCGAGGGTCTGCAGATGGTCCGCCAGGGCATGACGGTCCAACTCCGGAATAACCAGGTGGGGAACCCGGAAGAGGACAGCGATAAGTCGCTTCATTCGGACGATAAACAGTCGGCTTCCGCAACCGACCACGGTAAATCGCAAGCAGCAACTCCTACTGAGGCGGGAAAAGGAACCAGCGGGCCGTCCACGTGCGGTGAATAG